One region of Gossypium raimondii isolate GPD5lz chromosome 6, ASM2569854v1, whole genome shotgun sequence genomic DNA includes:
- the LOC105774223 gene encoding LOW QUALITY PROTEIN: probable disease resistance protein At1g52660 (The sequence of the model RefSeq protein was modified relative to this genomic sequence to represent the inferred CDS: inserted 1 base in 1 codon), whose amino-acid sequence MGNCFSVQCGLDSFLLRGLDFIVGHANFVWKLKQTLPTLSAALEELKARRVDVKRRVDLAERILLKPLEEVQLWLSKAETMITEAEELVSNGPQQMNNLCLGGCASKSCLSSYKFGKKVNKMLQEISDLKWEGVFEKVAEDPPPAPVVVRPEEQAVALESTIQKVWSCIVETNVGIIGLYGLGGVGKTTLLTKLNNKFSTTPNDFEVVIWAVVSKXYDVEKIQDRIGENVGFPQSWKNKSVDQKAIDICGMLSNKRFVVLLDDLWKKVDLSLVGIPEPSQTKSSKLIFTTRSWDVCCYMEAKTKIKVECLEPEKAWELFQDKVGDEALNSHPDIPNLAKQVAERCGGLPLALITIGRAMACKTTLGEWNYAIEMLKRCALPQMEDDVFSLLKFSYDNLPNATMRSCFLYCCLHPEDYCIPRKRLVEYWFCEGLLIEFDRISEAQMQSDHIINSLLNACLLEHGGEIHGEECVKMHDVIRDMALWITRSSEATENHFFVKAGAQLYEEPDVKAWESVQRMSVMTNKIEVLKETPKCPNLRTLFLSQNELQVISDGFFQFMPHLTVLDLSRNLRLRVLPVGISVLVCLECLDLSFTGISELPKGLKSLTKLKMLDLSYMDNLRKIPQHLISSFSQLQIFRMWWSGCGDYPNEDNVLYGGNEKLIGELKGLQRLSILRIQKRHVVSRMGK is encoded by the exons ATGGGCAATTGCTTCTCCGTACAATGTGGTTTAGACAGTTTCCTTCTTCGTGGCTTGGATTTCATTGTTGGCCATGCTAATTTTGTCTGGAAGCTTAAACAAACTCTTCCAACTTTATCTGCTGCTCTTGAAGAACTGAAGGCGCGAAGAGTTGACGTGAAACGGAGGGTTGATCTTGCAGAACGAATACTATTGAAACCATTGGAGGAAGTTCAGCTATGGCTTTCAAAAGCAGAAACTATGATAACAGAGGCGGAGGAATTGGTTTCAAATGGTCCTCAACAAATGAATAACTTATGTCTCGGCGGCTGTGCTTCTAAGAGTTGCCTGTCTAGCTACAAGTTTGGGAAAAAAGTGAACAAAATGCTTCAAGAAATAAGTGATCTTAAGTGGGAAGGAGTTTTTGAGAAAGTAGCAGAGGATCCGCCTCCAGCTCCAGTGGTAGTAAGACCTGAAGAGCAGGCGGTTGCTCTAGAATCCACAATCCAAAAGGTATGGAGTTGCATTGTAGAAACAAATGTGGGGATCATTGGTCTCTATGGCTTGGGGGGCGTTGGCAAGACAACACTCTTGACCAAACTCAACAATAAGTTCAGCACCACACCAAATGATTTTGAAGTTGTTATCTGGGCGGTGGTATCTA GTTACGATGTTGAAAAGATTCAAGATAGGATTGGTGAAAATGTTGGTTTTCCACAATCCTGGAAGAATAAAAGTGTTGACCAGAAAGCTATAGATATCTGTGGGATGTTGAGTAACAAGAGATTTGTTGTATTATTGGATGATTTATGGAAGAAGGTGGATTTGAGCCTAGTTGGGATACCAGAACCAAGCCAAACAAAGAGTTCCAAACTTATTTTTACTACTCGATCTTGGGACGTATGTTGCTACATGGAAGCTAAAACGAAAATCAAAGTGGAGTGCCTGGAACCAGAGAAGGCTTGGGAATTGTTCCAAGACAAGGTTGGAGATGAAGCTCTCAACAGCCATCCAGATATTCCAAACTTAGCTAAACAAGTAGCTGAAAGGTGTGGTGGGCTGCCTCTTGCACTAATTACAATCGGTCGTGCCATGGCTTGCAAGACAACACTTGGGGAATGGAATTATGCAATTGAGATGTTGAAGCGATGTGCATTGCCACAAATGGAAGATGATGTgttttcacttttaaaattcagttaTGATAATTTGCCTAATGCCACAATGAGAAGTTGCTTCCTATATTGTTGTCTGCATCCTGAAGATTATTGTATTCCCAGAAAGAGATTAGTAGAATATTGGTTCTGTGAAGGGCTATTGATTGAATTTGATAGAATTAGTGAAGCTCAAATGCAAAGTGACCACATTATCAACTCTCTTCTGAATGCTTGTTTATTGGAACATGGTGGTGAAATACATGGAGAAGAATGTGTAAAGATGCATGATGTGATCCGTGACATGGCTTTATGGATTACACGCAGTTCTGAAGCAACAGAGAATCACTTTTTTGTAAAAGCAGGGGCTCAGTTATATGAAGAACCAGATGTTAAGGCATGGGAAAGTGTACAAAGAATGTCAGTGATGACAAATAAGATTGAAGTTCTCAAAGAAACGCCCAAATGCCCTAACCTTCGAACCTTGTTTCTTAGCCAAAATGAGTTGCAAGTGATCAGCGATGGTTTCTTCCAATTTATGCCTCATCTGACTGTTTTGGATTTGTCAAGAAACCTTAGATTACGGGTGCTGCCCGTGGGAATTTCAGTATTGGTTTGTCTAGAATGTCTTGACCTATCATTTACTGGTATATCAGAGTTGCCAAAAGGGTTGAAATCGTTGACAAAACTAAAAATGTTGGACTTGAGTTACATGGACAATCTCAGAAAAATCCCACAACATTTGATATCTAGTTTTTCGCAGTTGCAAATATTCAGAATGTGGTGGTCGGGATGCGGAGATTATCCTAATGAAGACAATGTTTTGTATGGTGGTAATGAAAAGCTTATAGGGGAGTTGAAAGGTTTGCAGCGTTTGAGTATACTAAGGATACAGAAAAGGCATGTTGTGTCTAGAATGGGAAAATGA